One window of Psychrobacillus sp. FSL H8-0483 genomic DNA carries:
- a CDS encoding MFS transporter — MSTVNTSHKLGNPVYPIMFAIGICHLFNDSLQAVIPAMFPILADEIGLNFTQLGLISFTLNMVASLLQPVIGFISDKKPMPYALPLGMSSSFIGMAGLAFAPEYWMILVSVIFLGLGSAVFHPEGSRVSFMAAGSKRGLSQSIYQVGGNSGQALAPLIGAFILAPLGQKGAALFLLVAAVGIFMLSKISAWYKKQLEESVSKKKKALLSSLPSLSKKQIGIALILLMIIIFVRSFYVTNMTNFYVFHLIENYDFTIRKGQLFIFIFLALGAVGTLFGGPMADRLGRRNVILLSTAVPIPLCLVLPYVPVWAVILLLIFIGFFIMLSFSVTVVYAQELVPSKIGTMAGLTVGLAFGMGAIGAVLIGIFMDHLGVYTTMIIVSTLPILGLVAIALPKDRRNTVQG, encoded by the coding sequence ATGTCTACAGTCAATACCTCACATAAGTTGGGGAATCCGGTATATCCAATAATGTTCGCAATTGGAATTTGCCATTTGTTTAATGATTCCTTACAAGCAGTGATTCCGGCAATGTTTCCGATATTGGCAGATGAAATTGGTTTAAATTTTACACAACTAGGGTTAATTTCGTTTACATTAAATATGGTTGCCTCACTTTTACAGCCGGTTATAGGGTTTATTAGTGATAAAAAGCCGATGCCCTATGCACTTCCTCTAGGGATGAGTAGTTCTTTTATTGGAATGGCAGGCTTAGCATTTGCACCAGAATATTGGATGATTCTTGTGTCTGTGATTTTTTTAGGGCTCGGTTCAGCAGTTTTTCATCCAGAAGGATCACGTGTTTCTTTTATGGCAGCTGGATCAAAAAGAGGGCTTTCACAATCAATTTATCAGGTGGGAGGGAATTCTGGGCAAGCACTTGCACCCCTTATTGGTGCATTTATTCTTGCACCCCTTGGTCAAAAAGGAGCTGCACTCTTCTTATTGGTCGCAGCAGTAGGAATTTTTATGTTATCAAAAATTTCTGCTTGGTATAAGAAACAGTTAGAAGAAAGTGTATCGAAAAAGAAAAAAGCACTTCTATCTTCGTTACCGTCTTTATCGAAAAAACAAATAGGCATTGCATTGATCCTGTTAATGATCATTATTTTTGTTAGATCCTTTTATGTAACGAACATGACTAATTTTTATGTTTTTCATTTGATTGAGAATTATGATTTTACGATAAGAAAAGGGCAATTATTTATATTTATCTTTCTTGCATTAGGAGCAGTGGGAACACTTTTTGGAGGCCCGATGGCAGATCGACTAGGCAGAAGAAATGTCATTTTACTTTCTACAGCTGTACCAATACCTTTATGTTTAGTCTTACCGTATGTTCCAGTTTGGGCAGTCATATTACTGCTAATTTTCATTGGATTTTTCATTATGCTAAGCTTTTCGGTGACAGTAGTTTACGCACAGGAACTGGTCCCAAGTAAAATTGGGACAATGGCTGGACTAACAGTTGGACTAGCATTTGGTATGGGGGCAATAGGCGCAGTGTTGATCGGAATTTTCATGGATCACTTAGGTGTTTACACAACAATGATTATCGTTTCCACATTACCGATTTTAGGGCTAGTGGCAATTGCTTTGCCGAAGGATAGAAGAAATACGGTTCAAGGTTAA
- a CDS encoding DUF421 domain-containing protein: MKMFYKRSIDRNMGFEVNFWEMILRTTISFAVLLFLARLLGKKQLSQLTFFHYITGITIGSIASEIASQKETPFIDGLISLIWWTILTILMSWISLKSSRARVFLDDEPTILIKDGKLSIKSLKSTRMHMDDLLMMLREQSIFSIQDVYYAVLETNGELSVFKKTNQQEATKQDVKADVSLPVYMPSEIISDGKIVQKNLLELDLDEEWVMKKLRKQGIDSVEDVFYAQLQTNGSLYINLRKEIE, encoded by the coding sequence ATGAAGATGTTTTATAAAAGGAGTATTGATCGTAATATGGGTTTCGAAGTGAATTTTTGGGAAATGATTTTAAGAACAACTATTTCATTTGCCGTATTACTATTTTTGGCTCGTCTGTTGGGCAAAAAACAGCTAAGTCAACTTACATTCTTCCATTACATTACGGGCATAACAATCGGATCCATAGCTTCTGAAATTGCCTCCCAAAAGGAAACTCCTTTTATCGACGGCCTCATCTCACTTATTTGGTGGACCATTCTAACAATTCTTATGAGCTGGATTTCTTTGAAATCTTCTAGAGCACGAGTCTTCTTAGACGATGAACCGACAATTCTTATTAAAGATGGCAAACTATCTATAAAATCTTTAAAATCAACTCGCATGCATATGGATGATTTACTGATGATGCTGAGAGAACAATCTATTTTCTCCATTCAAGATGTCTATTATGCAGTCCTTGAAACAAATGGCGAGTTAAGCGTCTTTAAAAAGACTAATCAACAAGAAGCCACAAAGCAGGACGTAAAAGCCGATGTTTCTCTGCCAGTTTATATGCCTTCTGAAATCATTTCTGACGGGAAAATTGTTCAGAAGAACTTACTAGAACTTGATTTAGATGAAGAATGGGTAATGAAAAAGTTACGGAAACAGGGGATTGATTCCGTTGAAGATGTATTTTACGCTCAGCTGCAAACAAATGGCTCCCTGTATATTAACTTAAGAAAAGAAATCGAATAA
- the nagZ gene encoding beta-N-acetylhexosaminidase encodes MIKKVGVFLFIFLVLGIVEVYLEMQNEVGERVETSIEVKQPAEVESLVQLIFEDAKKGKVLDIPFIVGETDMEQIHELWGNPDRKSENSKNFYDTYFSKNASIGHRSGAVFDIRSNSMPIQQIRLEDIKEIGGEPDEMRVYQDEEVNQTILLYEVTPIYQLKWILPKPTENEPNPAVDHVSIYTKLEVARKEENQIITEMSLEEKIGQMIFAGITGTSLSKETKKLVSSDKVGGLIFFKDNLQDVNQAVTLINSIKAESSDNKIPLLLGVDQEGGRVSRLPKLTSLPTNREIGEQNNEALSYRIGNLLGQELNAFGLNINFAPVLDVNSNSNNPVIGDRSFGNNAGIVSKLGIQTMQGIQSQNVISVVKHFPGHGDTGVDSHLELPVIQKSIEDLNALELIPFKNAIADSADVVMIAHILLPKIDPNFPSSLSHEIISGILREQLQFDGVVMTDDMTMNAIIENYEIGQATVEAVKAGNDIVLIAHEYTNVKRAIESILQAVKSGEITEERINTSVERILSLKEKYKVSNDQVKEVDIEQINQSIEQTVGS; translated from the coding sequence ATGATAAAAAAAGTAGGGGTATTTCTCTTTATCTTTTTAGTTCTAGGAATAGTGGAAGTGTATTTAGAGATGCAAAATGAAGTGGGAGAAAGAGTGGAAACATCCATAGAAGTAAAACAGCCTGCAGAAGTGGAATCTCTAGTGCAACTCATTTTTGAGGATGCAAAAAAAGGGAAAGTATTGGATATCCCGTTTATTGTGGGAGAAACAGATATGGAACAAATTCACGAATTATGGGGCAACCCCGATAGAAAAAGCGAGAATTCCAAGAACTTTTACGATACTTATTTTTCTAAAAACGCGTCAATTGGTCATCGTTCCGGAGCGGTTTTTGATATTCGTTCCAATTCCATGCCTATCCAGCAGATTCGGTTGGAGGATATTAAAGAAATTGGTGGAGAACCTGATGAAATGCGTGTTTATCAAGACGAGGAGGTCAATCAAACAATCCTCTTGTATGAGGTTACACCTATTTATCAACTAAAGTGGATCTTACCAAAACCAACAGAGAATGAACCAAACCCAGCGGTCGATCATGTATCCATTTACACCAAACTTGAGGTAGCTAGAAAAGAAGAAAATCAGATTATTACTGAGATGAGCTTGGAAGAAAAGATTGGCCAAATGATTTTTGCAGGAATCACAGGAACTAGCTTATCAAAGGAAACTAAGAAACTAGTGTCAAGTGATAAAGTAGGGGGGCTAATCTTTTTTAAAGATAATTTACAAGATGTGAACCAAGCCGTTACATTAATAAACTCGATAAAAGCAGAAAGTAGTGACAATAAAATTCCGTTGCTATTAGGTGTAGATCAAGAAGGGGGCAGAGTTTCCAGATTACCCAAATTAACTAGTCTACCAACAAATCGAGAAATAGGAGAACAAAACAACGAGGCTTTATCCTATAGAATAGGAAATCTATTGGGACAAGAATTAAATGCCTTTGGTCTTAATATTAATTTTGCACCTGTACTTGATGTGAATAGCAATTCAAACAATCCGGTTATTGGAGATCGGTCTTTCGGAAACAATGCAGGAATTGTAAGTAAACTTGGTATTCAGACGATGCAAGGAATACAGAGTCAAAATGTTATTTCAGTTGTGAAACATTTTCCTGGGCATGGTGATACCGGAGTAGATTCCCATCTAGAACTTCCAGTTATTCAAAAAAGTATAGAAGATTTAAATGCATTGGAATTAATTCCGTTTAAAAATGCAATTGCAGATAGTGCAGATGTCGTTATGATTGCTCATATTCTATTGCCGAAGATTGATCCTAACTTTCCATCTTCTCTGTCTCATGAAATTATTTCAGGCATCTTGAGAGAACAGCTACAGTTCGATGGAGTTGTCATGACAGATGATATGACGATGAATGCAATAATAGAAAACTATGAAATTGGTCAAGCAACGGTTGAAGCGGTAAAGGCTGGGAATGATATTGTGTTAATAGCACATGAGTACACAAATGTGAAGCGAGCTATCGAATCAATTCTCCAAGCGGTAAAGTCTGGTGAAATAACAGAGGAAAGAATAAATACAAGTGTAGAAAGAATTCTGTCATTAAAAGAAAAATATAAGGTGAGTAATGATCAAGTGAAAGAGGTAGACATAGAGCAGATAAATCAATCTATAGAGCAAACAGTAGGGAGCTGA
- a CDS encoding helix-turn-helix domain-containing protein has translation MKICPYLESSFQILGRRWNGLIVHYLSNCPDYTANFSAMKKDLTDITPRALSLKLTELAEHGLVEKKMTVEASVNISYHLTGAGQELAEALKPVHAWAKQHITLEN, from the coding sequence ATGAAGATTTGTCCATATTTAGAATCATCATTTCAAATACTTGGAAGACGTTGGAACGGGTTAATCGTTCATTACCTATCGAACTGCCCAGATTATACAGCAAATTTTTCGGCCATGAAAAAGGATTTAACCGATATTACACCTCGTGCTTTATCCCTAAAGTTGACTGAACTTGCCGAGCACGGTCTAGTGGAGAAAAAAATGACAGTAGAAGCTTCTGTCAACATCTCCTATCACTTAACCGGTGCAGGACAGGAACTTGCAGAAGCACTTAAGCCTGTACACGCTTGGGCAAAACAACATATTACTTTAGAAAATTAA
- a CDS encoding DsbA family protein, producing the protein MTNKNAMMCDLETGICGPAGEENTAMGFIDLSTPIKKIDLYYVTDPICSHCWALEPTLRKFVEEYGNYFNMHTLMGGLLEKWDGFADVSNGISGPGDVAGHWREVGDHTRMPIDGSFWLEDPVSSSYIPSRVFKVIQQQKAELAPVFLRKSREAVFPFNKNISSDQILIDIVNSIGLNGEEIVKESHLPAAQNSLQEDFMMASRLGVRGFPTIIFLNEEQKSEKVVGSRPYDYYVQALKQMLPKENIQPKAIPTLQYMLQKEELLFSREIEELYGLEQKDVASFVEKELAADSYVVEEVLGEKYIKMNK; encoded by the coding sequence ATGACAAACAAAAATGCAATGATGTGTGATTTAGAAACTGGAATTTGTGGACCAGCTGGAGAAGAAAACACTGCAATGGGATTCATCGATTTATCCACACCTATCAAAAAAATCGACTTATACTATGTAACGGATCCAATTTGTTCGCATTGCTGGGCTTTAGAGCCGACATTACGTAAGTTCGTCGAAGAATACGGTAACTATTTTAATATGCATACATTAATGGGTGGTCTACTTGAAAAATGGGATGGTTTTGCGGATGTTTCTAACGGAATTTCTGGTCCTGGAGATGTTGCAGGACACTGGAGAGAAGTAGGGGATCATACTCGTATGCCAATCGACGGATCGTTTTGGTTAGAAGATCCAGTTTCTTCTTCATACATTCCATCACGTGTATTTAAAGTAATCCAACAACAAAAAGCTGAGTTAGCGCCCGTTTTTTTACGTAAATCAAGAGAAGCGGTATTTCCTTTCAATAAGAACATCAGTAGTGACCAAATATTAATAGATATCGTAAACAGTATTGGATTAAATGGAGAAGAAATTGTAAAAGAATCACATCTTCCAGCAGCTCAAAACAGCTTGCAAGAAGACTTCATGATGGCAAGCCGCTTGGGTGTTCGTGGATTTCCAACAATTATTTTCTTAAACGAAGAACAAAAAAGCGAAAAAGTGGTCGGATCTCGCCCGTATGACTACTATGTGCAAGCACTGAAACAAATGCTTCCAAAAGAAAACATTCAACCAAAAGCAATACCAACATTACAATATATGTTGCAAAAAGAGGAGTTATTATTCTCTCGTGAGATTGAAGAATTATACGGTTTGGAACAAAAGGATGTTGCTTCATTCGTTGAAAAAGAATTAGCTGCAGACAGTTATGTTGTAGAAGAAGTTCTTGGAGAGAAATATATTAAAATGAATAAATAA
- a CDS encoding cupin domain-containing protein: protein MQKDANYYIRHLGLEPHPEGGYFKGTYASKQSMDAFGTTRKLYTSIYFLLGEGDVSHFHRLKSDELWYFHGGSPLSVHVIDEEGNYFEHKLGLDIENGEIPQVLVPKNSIFGSSVIENGSFSLVGCMVAPGFDFEDFELFTQKELLEKHSQHEQIIRKLAYEKLPE from the coding sequence ATGCAGAAGGATGCAAATTATTACATACGACATCTTGGGTTAGAGCCTCACCCAGAAGGTGGATATTTTAAAGGTACATATGCTTCTAAGCAATCAATGGATGCTTTTGGCACGACTCGAAAGCTGTACACGAGTATTTATTTTCTACTAGGAGAAGGGGATGTATCCCACTTTCACCGCTTAAAATCCGACGAACTATGGTATTTTCACGGAGGAAGCCCTCTATCAGTGCATGTTATTGACGAAGAAGGAAATTATTTTGAACATAAGCTAGGTCTAGATATAGAAAATGGGGAAATCCCACAAGTGCTTGTACCAAAAAACTCTATTTTCGGCTCATCCGTTATCGAAAATGGGTCATTTTCTCTTGTTGGCTGTATGGTTGCTCCTGGCTTTGATTTTGAAGACTTCGAACTCTTCACACAAAAAGAGCTACTAGAAAAGCATTCACAGCATGAACAAATTATCCGGAAATTGGCTTATGAGAAGTTGCCGGAATAA
- a CDS encoding histidine phosphatase family protein: protein MTTIGFVRHGVTAWNKEGRAQGTTDVPLDDEGIEMAEHVADRIQYEEWDVIYTSPLIRAKKTAEIIAEKQPEIDFFVDKRLGEIGGGIIEGTTEVERVAKWGTDWRKQDMGFEPEDVIISRGMSFLEDVKQAHPGKRVLVVSHGGFISRLINVLVPKGEFSSDIGNTSITVIEMQDNENLCHLFNCMKHLEVREV, encoded by the coding sequence ATGACAACTATTGGTTTTGTAAGACATGGTGTGACAGCTTGGAATAAAGAAGGAAGAGCACAGGGGACAACGGATGTGCCGTTGGATGATGAAGGAATTGAAATGGCGGAGCATGTTGCCGATAGAATTCAGTATGAAGAATGGGATGTCATTTATACGAGTCCTTTAATTCGTGCGAAAAAAACTGCAGAGATCATTGCGGAAAAACAACCGGAGATCGATTTTTTTGTAGATAAGCGTTTAGGGGAAATCGGTGGAGGTATTATTGAAGGAACAACGGAAGTAGAACGGGTAGCAAAATGGGGGACTGATTGGAGAAAGCAAGATATGGGATTTGAACCAGAGGATGTTATTATTTCTCGTGGCATGTCCTTTTTAGAAGATGTGAAGCAAGCGCATCCTGGTAAACGCGTGCTAGTAGTTAGTCACGGAGGTTTCATTAGTAGACTAATAAATGTACTCGTACCAAAAGGTGAATTTTCTAGTGATATAGGAAATACTTCTATTACAGTTATTGAAATGCAAGATAATGAAAATTTATGTCACTTATTTAACTGTATGAAGCATTTAGAAGTGAGGGAAGTATAA
- a CDS encoding MerR family transcriptional regulator: MEYTVQKLGQLAGISTRTLRYYDEIGLLKPARINSSGYRIYGSVEVDRLQQILFYRELGVNLDSIKEIMTSETFNGATALKEHREKLLEKRAQLDLLIENVDKSIQLTERSITMSDKEKFEGFKQKLVDNNEDKYGKEIREKYGEDAVNKSNAKVRGMSEAQYEEVTNLEQQVLDNLKAAMKTGDPSGDIAQKTAGLHRQWLSFHWDQYSKEAHAGLAEMYVADERFTAYYDKIQPGAAEFLRDAILIYTKN, encoded by the coding sequence ATGGAATATACCGTGCAAAAACTTGGTCAACTGGCGGGAATAAGTACGCGAACACTTCGCTATTATGATGAAATTGGGTTGCTGAAACCAGCACGAATCAATTCATCTGGCTATCGTATTTATGGTTCTGTTGAAGTAGACCGGCTACAGCAAATTCTATTCTATCGGGAACTCGGCGTTAATTTGGATAGTATTAAAGAAATCATGACTTCGGAGACATTCAACGGAGCAACTGCATTAAAGGAACATCGGGAAAAATTGCTCGAGAAAAGAGCACAATTGGATTTATTGATTGAAAATGTGGATAAGTCCATTCAACTAACAGAAAGGAGCATTACAATGTCAGATAAAGAGAAGTTTGAAGGGTTTAAACAAAAACTTGTGGATAACAATGAGGATAAGTACGGAAAAGAAATTCGAGAAAAATATGGAGAGGATGCTGTAAATAAATCGAATGCAAAAGTTAGAGGAATGTCCGAAGCGCAGTACGAGGAAGTGACAAACTTAGAGCAACAAGTACTAGACAACTTGAAAGCAGCTATGAAAACGGGAGATCCTTCTGGAGATATTGCTCAGAAAACAGCGGGCCTACACCGCCAATGGCTAAGTTTTCACTGGGATCAGTACTCCAAAGAAGCCCATGCTGGACTGGCCGAAATGTATGTAGCAGATGAACGTTTTACTGCTTATTACGACAAAATTCAACCAGGTGCTGCAGAATTTTTAAGAGATGCTATTCTTATTTATACAAAAAACTAG